One stretch of Riemerella columbina DNA includes these proteins:
- a CDS encoding diphosphomevalonate/mevalonate 3,5-bisphosphate decarboxylase family protein: protein MSHLFLGNSTYHSHTHQVTETCPSNIALIKYWGKYAQQIPANPSISYTLNHAKTITHMVFTKGEPFAVKTFLSDREEPLFSEKIKTYFQNIQPYLPWILDGSFEIRTENTFPHSSGIASSASGFGAIAKCLMALDAAFSQTENTPDFNLKKASFLARLGSGSACRSLYNGLVVWGETPEVAGSSDEYAVPYPPQEVHEVFKHFNDWVLLIHEGQKSVSSSVGHGLMNTNPYAERRFQEARENFIPLKTILKTGDMAGFIQLVEHEALTLHAMMMMSQPAFILMKTGTLEVINKIWDFRKTTQLPLFFTLDAGANVHLLFPEDTSAERIKTFIETELKPHTQSGGIMKDQIEF from the coding sequence ATGTCCCATCTATTTTTAGGAAATTCAACCTACCATAGCCATACGCACCAAGTTACGGAAACTTGCCCTTCCAACATCGCTTTGATTAAATATTGGGGGAAATATGCGCAGCAAATCCCTGCCAATCCCAGTATTAGTTATACCCTCAATCACGCTAAAACCATTACCCATATGGTTTTTACCAAAGGCGAGCCTTTTGCTGTGAAGACCTTCCTCTCCGACCGAGAAGAGCCGTTATTTTCCGAAAAAATCAAAACTTATTTTCAGAATATTCAGCCTTATCTCCCTTGGATTTTAGATGGCAGTTTTGAAATCCGAACCGAAAACACCTTTCCACACAGTTCTGGCATTGCCAGTTCTGCCTCTGGCTTTGGGGCAATTGCCAAATGCTTAATGGCATTAGATGCTGCATTTTCTCAAACCGAAAACACGCCAGATTTCAACCTCAAAAAAGCAAGTTTTCTCGCCAGATTGGGCAGTGGCAGCGCTTGCAGAAGCCTTTATAATGGCTTGGTGGTCTGGGGCGAAACGCCAGAAGTGGCAGGCAGTTCTGATGAATACGCCGTTCCCTATCCGCCGCAAGAAGTTCACGAGGTTTTTAAACATTTTAATGATTGGGTACTCCTCATCCATGAGGGGCAAAAATCAGTCTCTTCCTCTGTGGGGCACGGACTAATGAACACCAATCCTTATGCAGAAAGGCGTTTCCAAGAGGCAAGAGAAAATTTTATCCCGCTAAAAACCATCTTAAAAACAGGTGATATGGCAGGCTTTATCCAATTGGTAGAGCACGAAGCCCTTACCCTCCACGCGATGATGATGATGAGCCAACCCGCTTTTATACTAATGAAAACAGGCACTCTGGAGGTCATCAATAAAATTTGGGATTTTAGGAAAACCACCCAATTGCCGTTATTTTTCACCTTAGATGCTGGCGCCAATGTGCATTTATTATTTCCTGAAGATACCTCGGCGGAGCGCATTAAAACCTTTATAGAAACTGAATTGAAACCCCACACCCAGTCTGGTGGCATTATGAAAGACCAAATTGAGTTCTAA
- a CDS encoding bifunctional UDP-3-O-[3-hydroxymyristoyl] N-acetylglucosamine deacetylase/3-hydroxyacyl-ACP dehydratase, giving the protein MSDKQKTLKEAVSISGIGLHTGKEVNLTIKPAKENTGFVFVRTDLEGHPQVEADVNYVTTTERGTTLEKLGVKIHTTEHLLAALVGLDIDNAILEMDNAEPPILDGSSKFFVEAIEKVGIEEQDQPREYLVVKEVMSYTDPNTGSELTIIPSDNYEITTMVDFGTKVLGTQNATLKDISEFKNEFASARTFSFLHEIEMLLGHGLIKGGDISNAIVYVDKELTPETTEKLKKVFGKEEISIRPNGILDNLTLNYPNEAARHKLLDVIGDLALVGVKIKGKVIANKPGHYVNTQFAKKLNRQWKLHKKKNVPDFDLTKEPVYDINGIMSLLPHRPPFLLIDKVLELSDTHVVGLKNVSMNEPFFVGHFPKEPVMPGVLQIEAMAQTGGILVLANVQDPENYSTYFVKIDKVKFKKKVVPGDTLIFKIELIEPIRRGIVHMQGYGYVGDSVVVEAELMAQVAKTKN; this is encoded by the coding sequence ATGAGTGATAAGCAAAAAACTTTAAAAGAAGCGGTATCCATTTCTGGTATTGGGCTTCACACAGGAAAGGAGGTTAATTTAACCATTAAACCAGCCAAAGAAAATACAGGGTTTGTTTTTGTAAGAACAGATTTAGAAGGACACCCCCAAGTGGAAGCCGATGTTAATTATGTTACCACCACAGAACGAGGTACCACTTTAGAAAAATTAGGCGTTAAGATCCATACCACGGAGCACCTTTTGGCGGCTTTAGTAGGCTTGGATATTGATAATGCTATTTTGGAAATGGACAACGCAGAACCGCCTATTTTAGATGGTTCTTCTAAGTTCTTTGTAGAAGCGATAGAAAAAGTTGGCATAGAAGAACAAGACCAACCGAGAGAATATTTAGTGGTTAAAGAAGTGATGAGTTACACGGATCCCAATACGGGTTCGGAGCTGACCATTATCCCTTCCGACAATTATGAAATCACCACAATGGTGGATTTCGGAACCAAGGTTTTAGGCACGCAGAATGCCACGCTCAAAGATATTTCTGAGTTTAAAAATGAATTTGCCAGTGCCAGAACTTTCAGTTTCCTCCACGAGATAGAAATGCTTTTGGGCCACGGTTTAATCAAGGGTGGTGATATCAGCAACGCTATTGTTTATGTGGATAAAGAGCTCACGCCAGAGACTACAGAAAAACTCAAAAAAGTTTTCGGTAAAGAGGAAATCTCTATTCGCCCGAATGGTATTTTAGACAATTTGACTTTAAATTATCCTAACGAAGCGGCACGGCATAAACTTTTAGATGTCATTGGCGACCTAGCGTTGGTTGGAGTTAAAATAAAAGGTAAAGTAATAGCCAATAAACCAGGGCATTATGTAAATACGCAATTCGCAAAAAAACTCAACCGCCAGTGGAAACTTCATAAGAAAAAAAATGTTCCAGACTTTGATTTAACGAAGGAACCAGTTTATGATATCAACGGTATTATGAGTTTGTTGCCACATCGTCCGCCTTTCTTATTGATAGATAAGGTGTTAGAACTTTCGGATACACATGTGGTAGGGCTTAAAAATGTATCGATGAACGAGCCTTTCTTTGTGGGGCATTTCCCTAAAGAACCCGTGATGCCAGGTGTATTACAGATAGAAGCTATGGCGCAAACAGGCGGAATTTTGGTGTTAGCCAATGTGCAAGATCCAGAAAATTATTCTACTTATTTCGTGAAGATCGACAAAGTGAAATTCAAGAAAAAAGTAGTACCAGGGGATACCTTAATATTCAAAATAGAATTGATAGAGCCTATCAGAAGAGGGATTGTCCATATGCAAGGCTATGGTTATGTGGGAGATAGCGTAGTGGTAGAGGCAGAGCTGATGGCTCAAGTAGCGAAAACTAAAAACTAA
- the purE gene encoding 5-(carboxyamino)imidazole ribonucleotide mutase, which produces MIGIIMGSQSDLPIMQQAADFLDQLNIPYELTIISAHRTPERMFQYAQTAKSRGLKAIIAGAGGAAHLPGMVASCTTLPVIGVPILSSNSIDGWDSVLSILQMPSGIPVATVALNGATNAGILAAKILGANDEAIAQKLETYQNQLKNKVLDSVEEVKSRFPNQFD; this is translated from the coding sequence ATGATAGGAATTATCATGGGTAGCCAGAGCGACCTGCCTATAATGCAACAAGCCGCCGATTTTTTAGACCAACTCAATATCCCTTATGAACTGACCATTATCTCTGCACACAGAACGCCAGAGCGAATGTTTCAGTATGCGCAAACGGCGAAATCAAGAGGGTTAAAAGCCATCATTGCGGGGGCTGGCGGTGCGGCGCATCTCCCTGGTATGGTTGCCAGTTGTACCACACTTCCCGTTATTGGCGTGCCTATATTAAGTAGCAACTCTATTGACGGCTGGGATTCTGTGCTGTCTATATTGCAGATGCCTTCGGGGATTCCTGTGGCTACGGTGGCGCTCAATGGTGCAACGAATGCGGGCATCTTGGCGGCTAAAATTTTAGGTGCTAATGATGAAGCCATCGCTCAGAAATTGGAAACTTATCAAAACCAACTCAAAAACAAAGTCTTAGACAGCGTAGAAGAGGTTAAAAGCAGATTTCCTAATCAGTTTGATTAA
- a CDS encoding cold-shock protein codes for MKQGTVKFFNETKGFGFITPNDGSADVFVHTTGLKTKIRENDEVVYETEQGKKGINAVNVRLA; via the coding sequence ATGAAACAAGGAACAGTAAAATTCTTCAACGAAACTAAAGGCTTCGGATTTATCACACCTAACGATGGTAGTGCTGATGTTTTCGTACACACGACAGGTTTAAAAACCAAAATCCGTGAAAACGACGAAGTGGTTTATGAAACTGAACAAGGCAAAAAAGGCATCAATGCGGTTAATGTAAGATTAGCCTAA
- a CDS encoding 5-(carboxyamino)imidazole ribonucleotide synthase, whose protein sequence is MKIGILGGGQLGRMLIQEALKYDDQFYTLDPSANCPCAHISHFTQGDFNDYQTVIDFGKDKDLVSIEIEHINADALETLEQQGVKVVPSAKIIKIIQQKIKQKQFYQEHQIPTPDFQIINNASEANFPLPFVQKMNTGGYDGKGVQVIRTEADLKKLWDVPSVLESLVDIEKELSIIIAKNENGEVKTFPVTEMVADPRLNLLDFNICPAQISPEVQQQIDRIAAQFIAAADSAGLFAIELFLDKAGKVWVNETAPRLHNSGHQSQEGNANSQFEQFYRVLKNLPLANVDACGYSGMLNLVGEAGASGRVVYNGIERVLALPNAYIHLYGKTETKPGRKMGHINVVAESREELLNLLSEIKPLIKVEAQP, encoded by the coding sequence ATGAAAATAGGAATTTTAGGCGGCGGTCAGTTGGGCAGAATGCTCATCCAAGAAGCCTTAAAATACGACGACCAATTCTATACCTTAGACCCCAGTGCCAACTGTCCTTGCGCACACATTTCGCATTTTACGCAAGGTGATTTCAATGATTATCAGACTGTTATTGATTTCGGCAAGGACAAAGATCTGGTGAGCATAGAGATAGAGCACATCAACGCTGATGCTTTGGAAACCTTAGAGCAACAAGGCGTTAAGGTGGTGCCTTCGGCTAAAATCATTAAAATTATCCAACAGAAAATCAAGCAAAAACAATTTTACCAAGAACATCAAATTCCAACACCTGATTTTCAAATCATTAACAACGCTTCCGAAGCAAATTTCCCACTTCCTTTCGTTCAAAAAATGAATACGGGCGGCTATGATGGCAAGGGCGTTCAAGTCATCAGAACAGAAGCCGATTTGAAGAAATTATGGGATGTGCCCTCCGTATTAGAAAGCTTGGTGGATATTGAAAAGGAACTCTCCATCATCATCGCTAAAAATGAAAATGGCGAGGTTAAAACTTTCCCCGTTACCGAAATGGTGGCAGATCCACGGCTCAACCTTTTGGACTTTAACATCTGTCCAGCGCAGATTTCGCCAGAGGTACAGCAACAAATTGACCGCATTGCTGCACAGTTCATCGCAGCGGCAGATTCTGCGGGGCTCTTCGCTATAGAATTATTTCTGGACAAAGCGGGCAAAGTTTGGGTGAATGAAACGGCACCACGCCTCCACAACAGCGGACACCAAAGCCAAGAAGGCAATGCCAATTCTCAGTTTGAGCAATTTTATCGCGTGTTGAAAAATTTACCTTTAGCCAATGTAGATGCTTGTGGCTATTCAGGAATGCTCAATTTGGTGGGCGAAGCTGGTGCCAGTGGCAGAGTGGTTTATAACGGTATAGAGCGCGTTTTAGCCCTGCCGAATGCCTACATCCACCTTTATGGTAAAACCGAAACAAAACCTGGGCGAAAGATGGGGCACATCAATGTGGTTGCCGAGAGTAGAGAGGAACTCCTTAACCTGTTGTCGGAAATTAAACCGCTTATTAAAGTAGAAGCACAACCTTAA
- a CDS encoding LpxD N-terminal domain-containing protein, translated as MNFPQPQTLKSIAQIIEAQYIGNDDFPVLGTNEIHMVRPGDLVFVNHPKYYEKALNSAATVILIDQKVDCPEGKALIISDDPFRDFNKINTYFIKNQQFKTPETEVQIGENTFIHPSVVLGNQVKIGKNCHIFPNVVIGDRTTIGDGVIIQSNTVLGGDAFYYRKHNGHFDRLISVGDVIIENHVEIGNGCTIDRGVTASTIIGEGSILDNQIQIGHDTVVGKKCLIASHTGIAGCCIIEDEVTIWGQVGIASGITIEKGTVLLAKTGVNRNLKKGTYFGPIAEEFREYLRKEVRLKHLK; from the coding sequence ATGAATTTTCCGCAACCACAGACTTTAAAAAGTATAGCGCAGATTATTGAAGCTCAGTATATTGGCAATGATGATTTCCCTGTATTGGGAACCAATGAAATCCATATGGTACGCCCTGGAGATTTGGTTTTTGTTAATCATCCTAAGTATTATGAAAAGGCGCTCAACTCTGCGGCTACCGTGATTTTGATAGACCAAAAGGTGGACTGTCCAGAGGGCAAAGCTCTCATCATCTCCGATGATCCATTTCGTGATTTTAATAAAATTAACACCTATTTTATCAAAAATCAGCAATTTAAAACGCCAGAAACCGAAGTCCAAATCGGTGAAAACACCTTTATTCATCCCTCGGTAGTTTTAGGAAATCAAGTCAAAATCGGTAAAAACTGCCATATTTTTCCCAATGTGGTTATTGGCGACCGCACGACCATCGGCGATGGCGTGATTATCCAATCCAATACGGTATTAGGCGGTGATGCCTTCTATTATCGTAAGCACAACGGCCATTTTGACCGATTGATTTCGGTGGGAGATGTGATCATAGAAAACCATGTGGAAATAGGCAACGGCTGTACCATAGACCGAGGTGTAACGGCATCTACCATTATTGGTGAGGGGAGTATTTTGGATAATCAAATTCAAATTGGGCATGATACTGTGGTGGGTAAAAAGTGCTTAATCGCCTCCCATACGGGGATTGCAGGTTGTTGCATTATTGAAGATGAAGTGACCATTTGGGGGCAAGTGGGGATTGCTTCAGGCATTACCATAGAAAAAGGTACTGTGCTTTTGGCAAAAACAGGCGTAAATAGAAATTTGAAAAAAGGCACCTATTTTGGTCCTATTGCAGAAGAATTTAGAGAATATTTAAGGAAAGAAGTACGCTTGAAGCATTTAAAATAG
- the lpxD gene encoding UDP-3-O-(3-hydroxymyristoyl)glucosamine N-acyltransferase: MEFTASQIAGFINGKIIGNPDAVITGVSPIESGQHGDLSFVAQEKFSDYIEQTPCSVLIVSEKLLTKTEYKPTIIAVEDAYLSFQILMNLYKEMVQEKKTGVEAGAVVHDTASLGEDVFVGACSYIAEKSKIGKGTQIAPQVYIGKRVKIGEHCQIDSGVKIYDGCVIGDRCVIHANTVVGGDGFGFQPTAEGFKKIPQLGNVIIENDVEIGSNCSIDRATIGSTIIGEGTKIDNLIQIAHNVKIGRHNVIAAQAGIAGSTIIGDWNQIGGQVGIVGHIQIGNHVKIQAQSGVNTKVADGEILYGSPAISANDFRRNYVHFRNFGKIVDKINQLDKNSKEYTNE; the protein is encoded by the coding sequence ATGGAATTCACAGCGTCACAAATAGCAGGTTTCATTAACGGAAAAATCATCGGAAATCCAGATGCCGTTATTACCGGAGTATCGCCCATAGAGAGCGGTCAGCATGGAGATTTATCATTTGTAGCACAAGAAAAATTTTCTGATTATATAGAGCAAACGCCTTGCTCGGTGCTCATTGTTTCTGAAAAATTATTAACCAAAACGGAATATAAGCCCACCATCATTGCTGTGGAAGATGCTTATTTGTCTTTCCAAATTCTAATGAACCTCTATAAGGAGATGGTTCAAGAGAAGAAAACAGGCGTAGAGGCTGGGGCAGTGGTTCACGATACCGCAAGTTTAGGCGAAGATGTTTTCGTTGGGGCGTGTTCCTACATTGCTGAAAAGTCTAAAATAGGTAAAGGCACGCAGATAGCGCCGCAGGTTTATATCGGAAAAAGAGTGAAAATAGGCGAGCATTGCCAGATTGATAGCGGGGTTAAAATCTATGATGGTTGCGTGATTGGCGACCGTTGTGTGATCCACGCTAATACTGTGGTGGGCGGCGATGGATTCGGTTTCCAGCCGACTGCAGAGGGCTTTAAAAAAATCCCACAGTTGGGTAATGTGATTATAGAAAACGATGTAGAAATAGGCTCTAACTGCAGTATTGATAGGGCAACCATTGGCTCTACCATCATCGGTGAGGGCACTAAAATAGATAATCTGATCCAAATTGCTCATAATGTGAAAATTGGGCGCCATAATGTGATTGCGGCTCAGGCAGGCATCGCAGGTTCTACCATCATTGGAGATTGGAACCAAATTGGCGGTCAGGTGGGCATTGTAGGGCATATTCAAATTGGTAATCATGTGAAAATTCAAGCCCAAAGCGGTGTGAATACCAAGGTGGCAGATGGCGAGATTTTATACGGCTCTCCAGCCATCTCGGCAAACGATTTCCGTAGAAATTATGTTCATTTTAGAAATTTCGGAAAGATTGTAGATAAAATCAATCAATTAGATAAAAACTCAAAAGAATATACTAATGAGTGA
- the lpxA gene encoding acyl-ACP--UDP-N-acetylglucosamine O-acyltransferase encodes MIHQLAAVDRRAKIGKNVTIEPFTTIAADVEIGEGTWIGPNVTIMNGARIGKNCKIFPGTVIAAVPQDLKFEGEDSQVIIGDETTIRECVTINRGTKALGYTKIGSHCLIMATAHIAHDCVLGNHVIIVNGCGIAGHVEIGDYTVMGGLSAVHQFVKIGQHVMISGGTLVRKDIPPYIKVAREPMSYAGINSVGLRRRGFSNDKIFEIQKIYRAIFQMKMNVSQAVSFIEKEMLPTAERDEILQFIQNSPRGIVKGYGTGKE; translated from the coding sequence ATGATTCATCAGTTAGCAGCCGTAGATAGACGCGCCAAAATAGGCAAAAATGTAACCATAGAACCCTTTACCACCATCGCGGCAGATGTGGAAATCGGCGAAGGTACTTGGATAGGACCTAATGTCACCATTATGAATGGCGCTCGTATTGGCAAAAATTGCAAGATATTCCCAGGAACGGTTATTGCAGCGGTGCCTCAGGATTTAAAATTTGAAGGCGAAGATTCGCAGGTGATTATCGGTGATGAGACCACAATTAGAGAGTGTGTTACCATCAATAGAGGGACTAAAGCCTTGGGTTACACTAAGATAGGAAGCCATTGTTTGATTATGGCGACCGCCCACATCGCCCACGATTGTGTGTTGGGCAACCATGTGATTATTGTGAACGGCTGCGGTATTGCAGGGCATGTAGAAATCGGGGATTATACCGTAATGGGCGGGCTTTCTGCCGTGCATCAGTTTGTGAAAATTGGGCAACATGTAATGATTTCTGGAGGAACTTTGGTTCGAAAAGACATTCCACCTTATATTAAAGTTGCCCGCGAGCCTATGAGTTATGCTGGCATCAATTCCGTGGGATTGCGAAGACGCGGTTTCTCTAATGATAAAATTTTTGAAATTCAGAAGATATACAGAGCGATATTTCAGATGAAAATGAATGTTTCCCAAGCGGTTTCTTTCATCGAGAAGGAAATGCTACCGACTGCGGAACGCGATGAAATATTGCAGTTTATTCAAAATTCGCCGCGTGGTATTGTAAAAGGTTATGGAACGGGAAAAGAATAA
- a CDS encoding AMP-dependent synthetase/ligase, producing MNLAELINTNADRYLSKPAIGFKKYDEWKSISWSMLRRTIFKTANSLKNLGIAENAKVAIYADNSAEWIIFDLAVLALGGITVPIYSTNGYQQALYCIENSGAEAILVGNQEQYDICTKIKKELPQLKYIVAAKKSIVLRGEEGGIHLEDLTKKGEETLNICPKNKEDIATILYTSGTSGTPKGVMITHGNFTDTFKAHTDFFKFKNFENESSLAFLPLSHIFERSWTLYCLSQGAKVSFLENTKLIAHALEEVQPTMMCAVPRFYQKIYGALTEMVQKDTPKKQKIFNWALGVGRQVAEHRRQGKNAPLLLNLKNKIAGLLVFNKVKKKLGGKLWFMPCGGASLSPEITQFFDAMGIHITVGYGLTETTATLTCFPLTHYQYDTAGVPIGNTQIKIGANNEILIKGSSVMKGYYNLPEETANAFTEDGWFRTGDAGIIENGALKITDRIKDLMKTSNGKYITPQAIENILTNSNYIQQAMVVAEGKPFVTAVIVPNFEALKEKISSMKIPASDWKEILSTDKIKDFYHDLLQDIQKELPSFEKVKKFVLLPSEFEIQSGEITPTLKIKRNVVLSKYHDLIEQMYAH from the coding sequence ATGAATTTAGCTGAATTGATCAATACCAATGCAGACCGCTACCTTTCTAAACCTGCCATCGGCTTCAAGAAATACGATGAATGGAAAAGCATCAGCTGGTCTATGCTCCGCAGAACTATATTTAAAACCGCCAACAGCCTCAAAAATTTAGGCATCGCAGAAAACGCCAAAGTGGCAATTTATGCCGATAATTCTGCCGAGTGGATTATTTTTGACTTGGCAGTATTGGCTTTAGGCGGCATTACCGTGCCTATTTACAGTACCAACGGCTACCAGCAAGCGTTATATTGCATAGAAAATTCTGGTGCAGAGGCTATTTTAGTCGGCAACCAAGAGCAATACGATATTTGCACTAAAATCAAAAAAGAATTGCCACAACTGAAATACATCGTAGCGGCTAAAAAATCCATCGTACTGCGTGGCGAAGAGGGTGGCATCCACTTAGAAGATCTCACCAAAAAAGGCGAGGAAACGCTCAATATCTGCCCCAAAAATAAAGAAGACATTGCCACCATTCTCTACACCTCGGGCACCTCTGGAACGCCCAAAGGCGTGATGATTACCCACGGTAATTTTACCGATACCTTTAAAGCCCACACCGATTTTTTCAAATTTAAAAATTTTGAAAATGAATCTTCATTGGCTTTTTTACCGCTGAGCCACATTTTTGAGCGCAGCTGGACCCTCTATTGCCTTAGCCAAGGAGCCAAAGTGTCTTTTTTAGAAAACACCAAGCTCATCGCCCACGCGTTAGAAGAGGTACAACCCACCATGATGTGTGCCGTGCCAAGGTTTTACCAAAAAATCTACGGCGCCCTAACTGAAATGGTGCAAAAAGACACTCCCAAAAAACAGAAAATTTTCAACTGGGCACTGGGCGTTGGGCGACAAGTGGCAGAACACCGCCGACAAGGGAAAAACGCGCCTTTATTGTTAAATCTCAAAAATAAAATCGCGGGACTGTTGGTTTTCAACAAAGTGAAGAAAAAACTGGGCGGAAAACTTTGGTTTATGCCTTGTGGTGGCGCTTCTTTGTCGCCAGAAATCACGCAGTTTTTTGATGCTATGGGCATCCACATTACCGTGGGCTATGGCCTTACGGAGACCACTGCCACGCTCACTTGCTTCCCGCTCACCCACTATCAGTACGATACTGCGGGCGTCCCTATCGGTAATACGCAGATCAAAATAGGCGCTAACAATGAGATTTTAATCAAAGGCAGTAGCGTGATGAAAGGCTATTACAACCTCCCTGAAGAAACTGCCAACGCCTTTACCGAGGATGGTTGGTTCCGCACTGGGGATGCTGGTATTATAGAAAATGGCGCCCTCAAAATCACGGATAGAATTAAGGATCTGATGAAGACTTCCAACGGAAAATACATCACGCCACAAGCCATTGAAAACATTTTGACCAACAGCAACTACATCCAACAAGCGATGGTGGTGGCAGAAGGCAAACCTTTTGTCACAGCGGTCATCGTTCCTAATTTTGAGGCTTTAAAGGAAAAAATCAGTAGTATGAAAATCCCAGCTTCTGATTGGAAAGAAATCCTATCTACAGATAAAATTAAAGATTTTTATCACGATTTATTGCAAGATATACAGAAAGAACTCCCAAGTTTTGAAAAAGTAAAGAAATTCGTACTTCTACCTTCAGAATTTGAAATTCAGTCTGGAGAGATTACACCTACCCTCAAAATCAAACGAAATGTGGTACTCTCCAAATACCACGATTTAATAGAGCAAATGTATGCCCATTAA
- the gloA2 gene encoding SMU1112c/YaeR family gloxylase I-like metalloprotein, translated as MKLHHLAIICSDYSVSKAFYTQILGLDMIREVYRAERQSYKLDLGLNGQYVVELFSFPHPPQRPSHPEACGLRHIAFSVEDIEAQRATLLAKKIPCEPIRTDEWTDKKFFFTQDPDGLPIEFYEA; from the coding sequence ATGAAATTGCACCATTTAGCCATTATTTGCTCTGATTATAGCGTGTCCAAAGCATTTTATACTCAAATTTTGGGATTAGATATGATCCGAGAAGTTTACAGAGCGGAACGCCAATCTTATAAATTGGATTTAGGCTTAAATGGGCAATATGTGGTGGAACTATTTTCGTTCCCTCACCCACCGCAGCGCCCTTCGCATCCAGAAGCTTGTGGGCTGAGGCATATTGCCTTTTCGGTAGAAGATATTGAGGCGCAAAGGGCAACGCTCCTCGCTAAAAAAATCCCTTGCGAACCCATACGCACCGATGAGTGGACGGATAAAAAATTCTTCTTCACCCAAGATCCAGACGGGCTCCCCATAGAGTTTTACGAGGCTTAA
- the efp gene encoding elongation factor P: MATTADIRKGLCINYSNDIYKVIEFLHVKPGKGPAFVRTKLKSVTNGKVIDNTFSAGHKIDEVKVITRKFQYLYDDDNGFHFMNNDDFSQIYINKEMIENAQFMKAGEEVTIIMKEEDETPLSAEIPPTVYLEVVEADPGVKGNTATNALKNAIVETGARVMVPLFIEPGDKIKVNTEDGSYLERVK; encoded by the coding sequence ATGGCAACAACAGCTGATATTAGAAAAGGTCTTTGCATCAATTATAGCAACGACATTTACAAAGTAATTGAATTTTTACATGTAAAACCAGGTAAAGGTCCTGCGTTTGTGAGAACCAAACTAAAATCTGTAACCAACGGAAAAGTGATAGACAACACCTTTTCTGCGGGACACAAAATAGATGAAGTGAAGGTGATTACCCGTAAATTTCAGTATCTTTATGACGATGATAACGGTTTCCATTTTATGAATAATGATGATTTCTCTCAAATCTACATCAATAAAGAAATGATTGAAAATGCCCAATTTATGAAGGCAGGAGAGGAAGTGACCATCATTATGAAAGAAGAAGATGAAACGCCACTTTCCGCTGAAATTCCACCAACGGTTTATTTAGAGGTAGTGGAGGCAGATCCAGGTGTAAAGGGAAATACCGCGACCAATGCGCTTAAAAACGCCATCGTAGAAACAGGTGCGAGAGTTATGGTGCCGCTATTTATAGAACCTGGCGACAAAATTAAAGTCAATACTGAAGACGGTAGTTACTTAGAAAGAGTCAAGTAA